A stretch of the uncultured Desulfobacter sp. genome encodes the following:
- a CDS encoding sigma-54 dependent transcriptional regulator, translated as MFRVLIIDDDPNIRLFFEALLAKMDCETFTAKSVKEAKALSGQNDFDIILLDLELPDGNGLDIMPNLVALPSAPEIIIITGTGDARGAEMAFKNGAWDFVQKPFRLDDVSLPIQRALHYRKEKLSSRELILLKRSKIIGESPALKRCLDEVGKAASTDAGVLVTGETGTGKELFAKAVHENSKRASKPFVAVDCASLTESLIESTLFGHEKGAFTGAVYKQDGLIVQADGGTLMLDEVGDLPLSIQKALLRTLQERSVRRLGGKKEIKVDIRLISATNLDLDQLVKDNLFREDFLYRIRAMEIHLPPLRDRGNDIEEIVLKKVHELSNRYNLEPKAISKQLLETLTANPWPGNIRELLNVLEYTLASAGSDPTLVPKHLPPNYRLSTLTFETPAVQQDTQLMADEVLDCDADFPSLNACREQLEINYLTRLMKKADGDRKTACRLSGVSQARLYALLNKYNLPGFGSYQ; from the coding sequence ATGTTTCGTGTACTGATTATCGATGATGACCCAAACATCCGTCTATTTTTTGAAGCCCTTCTTGCAAAAATGGATTGTGAAACTTTTACGGCCAAAAGCGTAAAAGAAGCAAAGGCATTGAGCGGCCAAAATGATTTTGACATCATTTTACTTGATCTTGAGCTGCCGGACGGCAATGGGCTGGATATCATGCCTAATCTTGTGGCGCTGCCCTCTGCTCCGGAAATTATAATCATTACCGGCACCGGCGATGCCAGGGGGGCTGAGATGGCATTTAAAAACGGTGCATGGGATTTTGTGCAAAAACCATTTCGCCTTGATGATGTCAGCCTTCCCATTCAACGGGCCCTGCACTATCGCAAGGAGAAGCTTTCATCCCGTGAACTGATCCTTTTGAAGCGGTCAAAAATTATTGGTGAATCCCCTGCCCTGAAAAGATGCCTGGATGAAGTGGGCAAAGCTGCCTCAACCGATGCCGGTGTTCTGGTCACAGGAGAAACCGGAACCGGTAAAGAGCTGTTCGCCAAAGCAGTCCATGAAAACAGCAAGCGGGCATCAAAACCATTTGTGGCGGTTGATTGCGCGTCTTTGACCGAGTCCCTGATTGAAAGCACCCTTTTCGGGCATGAAAAAGGCGCGTTTACCGGCGCCGTATATAAACAGGACGGTCTGATTGTCCAGGCAGACGGCGGCACCTTGATGCTTGATGAAGTCGGCGATCTGCCCCTGTCAATCCAGAAGGCATTGTTAAGGACACTTCAGGAAAGATCGGTCCGCCGTCTTGGGGGGAAAAAAGAGATAAAAGTGGATATACGTCTGATTTCCGCTACAAATCTGGACCTTGATCAGCTGGTAAAAGATAATCTTTTCAGGGAAGATTTTCTTTACCGGATAAGGGCCATGGAAATTCATCTGCCCCCGCTGCGCGACAGGGGAAACGATATTGAAGAAATTGTTTTAAAAAAGGTTCATGAGCTTTCAAACAGATATAATCTTGAGCCCAAGGCGATATCCAAACAGTTGCTTGAAACACTGACGGCAAACCCCTGGCCCGGCAATATCAGGGAACTGCTCAACGTTCTGGAGTACACGCTGGCGTCAGCCGGCAGCGATCCCACTCTTGTGCCCAAGCACCTTCCACCTAATTACAGGCTTTCCACATTAACGTTTGAGACACCTGCCGTTCAGCAGGACACTCAGTTAATGGCCGACGAGGTCCTGGACTGTGATGCGGATTTTCCTTCCCTGAATGCCTGTCGGGAACAGCTGGAGATA